From the Paenibacillus sp. MMS20-IR301 genome, the window AGCATCCCGATGTCTATCTCAGCTCCTATGAATCGGAAGCGAAGCTATCGATAGCTAATACACGAATCAGGCTTGCGCCAGCGGAGCATCATTTCACCCTGGGAGCGTTTGATTCGGATGATAAGCTGGTGGGAATGGTCACGCTGTTCCGGGAGAGCCGGGCCAAGATTGATCACAAAGCCAATGTGTATTCCGTCTACGTGGATCCGGCTGTCCGTAAGCAGGCGGTAGGGCGCCTGCTTATGCTGGAGCTGATTGCCCGCGCGAAGGATATGCCGGGACTCGAGCAGCTTAATCTGACCGTAACCTCAACCAATCTGCCGGCGAAGAGACTCTACGAATCGCTGGGGTTCATCTGCTACGGTACTGAGCCAAGGGCGATGAAGCTGGGTGAACGTTATCTGGATGAGGATCATATGGTGCTGATGCTAGGGGCGGAATAATAATTCTGCGGGATTGAAACCTTTTCCAATTAGCCCAGTATTAAAGATGGTTGAATATGGAACTAATTGGGGGCGTTGATGTTGAAAAGGTTGTCGATGGTATGTATCGTATTGATTATGGTGTTTAGTCTGGGTGCTCTTCCTGTCTCGGCCGCGGAGAAAGGAGCCCATATTTTCGTGGACGGGGAGCCGCTTCAATCAAGAGCTGTAACTAAGAACAATGTATCGTTCGTGCCTTTCCGGGAATTGTTTGAGAAGCTGAAGATGAACATTGAATATAATGCTAAGCTGAAGCAGGTAACCGGCACAAAAAACGGGCTGAAAATCTCCTTCACGATCGGCAGCAAGACGGCTTATGTGAATGGAGTGAAGAAAAGCCTGCAAGCGGCACCTTTTTCGCAAAACGGCACCACATTAATTCCGGTACGGATTGTAGGCGAAGCGACAGGCAATGCCGTATATTTCTCGGCGAATGTAAATGTAATTCAGATCAACAGTCCGTCTTTCAAAGGCGCAGCTTATACCATTGATGGGGCTTATGTTTCATTTAATGCGGATGGCACTGTCTCACTTGCGTATAGCCCGGAATCGGAAGAGCTGCGGGAATTAGCGGAGATTGCGGCTATTAAGAATTCTGTAGATAATTTCCCCAAGGTGCGTATTGTTGGAGTAAAGCCTACAGCAGAACAGGCCAAAGATCCCGGCTATAAGGGGTATCCGGATTATTTTGACGAGAATTATGTCATTGCTGCCGGAAATAATGAGCAGCTGCCGCCGCTGATGAGTGAGGGCTGGATTTCCTTATCTATGTTATCAGAGATTGAAGGTGTGAATAGCCTGGGCAGCAGTCAGCCTGATACGATAGCGATCGGCAAGTATGCCGGAATGGATTTCATCAGAGTTACGATCGTCCTGACGGATGAATATAAGAAAGCCAAAGAAGGAGACTTCGTTCTGAGTGATATCCGCGTTAAGAAGTACAAAGGCTTGATGTACCTCAGTATTGAAGATCTGCAGACAACGGGACTTACTGTGGAATAATGATACTAGATAACATTCCAGAAAGCATGTGACACTGTTATAGCAGGTGTTAGAGAAGCGGGAGATTATTAAAAATTTGGAGGGGCTTTTGCTGAGAGATTACAGCAAAAGCCCCTCCTGCATATACAGCAGAAGGGGCCAGGCGGGAGGATTACTGGTTAGTCTTCGCGTCAAGAATTTCATGTACACGGGTTACCATAGCAGCTGCGTCATTGCGGGTAATTCCGTCCTGCGGCTTGAAGTTTCCGTCCCCATCCAGAGCGGTGATCTTGAGGGCAATTGCTGTCTGAATAGCACCTGAATGAAGAATATCGATCTGGTCATCGTCTGCAATATCTACCGGATTCAGCTTGATCATCGGCAGCTGGCCGCTGGTCTGGAGTGTATGAATCAGCAGGTAGGTGAAGGACTCACGGGTCATGCTGCCGGCCGGAGCGATCTTGATCTGCAGGCCGGCTTCCGGTCCGGCAGCATCCTTAATGAACTGAACGGCTTCTTCTGCTGTAAGCACCTCTCCGGCAGCAGTCTCCGGTGCCTGATGTGCCTTAAGGTAGGAGAGTGCATTGCTGATGGCGACGGCTGCTTCAGCACGGGTGATCTCCTGTTTCGGGTTAAGCTTCCCGTTCGCATCCAGCTTCAGTACACCATAGCTTAAAGCGCGCTGGAGTGA encodes:
- a CDS encoding copper amine oxidase N-terminal domain-containing protein; amino-acid sequence: MLKRLSMVCIVLIMVFSLGALPVSAAEKGAHIFVDGEPLQSRAVTKNNVSFVPFRELFEKLKMNIEYNAKLKQVTGTKNGLKISFTIGSKTAYVNGVKKSLQAAPFSQNGTTLIPVRIVGEATGNAVYFSANVNVIQINSPSFKGAAYTIDGAYVSFNADGTVSLAYSPESEELRELAEIAAIKNSVDNFPKVRIVGVKPTAEQAKDPGYKGYPDYFDENYVIAAGNNEQLPPLMSEGWISLSMLSEIEGVNSLGSSQPDTIAIGKYAGMDFIRVTIVLTDEYKKAKEGDFVLSDIRVKKYKGLMYLSIEDLQTTGLTVE
- a CDS encoding GNAT family N-acetyltransferase, producing the protein MNIRTLTSADAELYRELRLQALQQHPDVYLSSYESEAKLSIANTRIRLAPAEHHFTLGAFDSDDKLVGMVTLFRESRAKIDHKANVYSVYVDPAVRKQAVGRLLMLELIARAKDMPGLEQLNLTVTSTNLPAKRLYESLGFICYGTEPRAMKLGERYLDEDHMVLMLGAE
- a CDS encoding S-layer homology domain-containing protein, whose amino-acid sequence is MNKSFKIITMSATALLALSFAGQQMASAAAFKDLNNVQDKEKIIALQNSGLIKGVSEDRFAPYLSISAAEGVQLIVNAFGLNLDTIRFVKAPLATDYFKNANDSAWYAQALIIAGVHGLDLPADLKPGEKLTREQFTYQVIDAMEAKGQLPMIKPVVVEYKDQDQVKVEYSGSLQRALSYGVLKLDANGKLNPKQEITRAEAAVAISNALSYLKAHQAPETAAGEVLTAEEAVQFIKDAAGPEAGLQIKIAPAGSMTRESFTYLLIHTLQTSGQLPMIKLNPVDIADDDQIDILHSGAIQTAIALKITALDGDGNFKPQDGITRNDAAAMVTRVHEILDAKTNQ